The Scyliorhinus torazame isolate Kashiwa2021f chromosome 17, sScyTor2.1, whole genome shotgun sequence genome includes a window with the following:
- the LOC140393914 gene encoding uncharacterized protein isoform X2 — MAALSDEFNRSVFVEITNNTENKFFATPATYIFSGYVFTLPTPLINPGRRGEALFVRTAGTARGSVGVLTYTFGRDQFSLLFSNPYDYNLYSMICALYAPVVPEATDENLYYKMYYELAPSEFFAKLTLNSGTGELSVRGGNVVIGATMNAKGSSSISIVIRDVY; from the exons ATGGCTGCACTATCAGATGAATTTAACAGAAGTGTTTTTGTTGAAATCACTAACAACACGGAAAACAAATTCTTTGCCACGCCTGC GACTTATATTTTCAGCGGTTATGTATTCACTTTACCTACACCCTTGATCAACCCTGGGCGGAGAGGAGAGGCTCTGTTTGTTAGGACTGCAGGAACAGCTCGCGGCAGTGTTGGGGTGCTCACCTACACATTCGGCCGTGACCAATTCTCGCTGCTGTTCTCCAATCCCTACGATTACAACTTGTACTCCATGATCTGTGCCTTATATGCCCCTGTTGTACCTGAAGCAACAGATGAAAATCTGTACTACAAGATGTATTACGAACTTGCACCGTCAGAATTCTTTGCTAAACTAACATTGAACTCAGGAACGGGAGAACTATCTGTTCGTGGTGGGAATGTCGTTATTGGAGCCACAATGAATGCAAAAGGCAGCAGCTCCATCAGCATAGTTATCAGAGATGTTTATTGA
- the LOC140393914 gene encoding uncharacterized protein isoform X1 — translation MDALAYGWIEISFIVAISQDLLALVALAGSEDSTDRMAALSDEFNRSVFVEITNNTENKFFATPATYIFSGYVFTLPTPLINPGRRGEALFVRTAGTARGSVGVLTYTFGRDQFSLLFSNPYDYNLYSMICALYAPVVPEATDENLYYKMYYELAPSEFFAKLTLNSGTGELSVRGGNVVIGATMNAKGSSSISIVIRDVY, via the exons ATGGATGCACTAGCATATGGCTGGATTGAAATTAGTTTTATTGTTGCAATTTCACAAGATTTGTTAGCCCTTGTAGCCCTAGCTGGTTCTGAGGATTCCACTGACAG AATGGCTGCACTATCAGATGAATTTAACAGAAGTGTTTTTGTTGAAATCACTAACAACACGGAAAACAAATTCTTTGCCACGCCTGC GACTTATATTTTCAGCGGTTATGTATTCACTTTACCTACACCCTTGATCAACCCTGGGCGGAGAGGAGAGGCTCTGTTTGTTAGGACTGCAGGAACAGCTCGCGGCAGTGTTGGGGTGCTCACCTACACATTCGGCCGTGACCAATTCTCGCTGCTGTTCTCCAATCCCTACGATTACAACTTGTACTCCATGATCTGTGCCTTATATGCCCCTGTTGTACCTGAAGCAACAGATGAAAATCTGTACTACAAGATGTATTACGAACTTGCACCGTCAGAATTCTTTGCTAAACTAACATTGAACTCAGGAACGGGAGAACTATCTGTTCGTGGTGGGAATGTCGTTATTGGAGCCACAATGAATGCAAAAGGCAGCAGCTCCATCAGCATAGTTATCAGAGATGTTTATTGA